AACATCTCTCCAGTTCGTCCACGGCGTTCCTTTCGTTTTCGAGGCTCGCCTGAACAAAAGGAACAAGGGACGGCGCCCTTGATGCTGCCTCCAGGATATAATCGTTTGACAGCCTGAGGAGGCCCTCGTCCTGAAAGGAAAAGCCGCAGGCAACGCATCTTGTTATGCCCTCTTTGTTCATATATGCCAGAAGCCCGTTAATGTCTGTCATCCTGGCGCCCGGGTTCCCGTAAATAACGGCAAATCTCTTGTCCCGTTGCGATATTCTTTCCCTGTCCTTTATGACCTCGGTGGGAAAAACGTGCGTATGTGTATCGAAGAGCTCCATAAGGATAGTATAGTGTATTGCGGGATCATAAAAAATAGATTTTTTCAGCCATTGGTGATATAAAACCCAATGCCCATCAAAATTATCTTTCTTGACTGCGACGGCACGCTAACCAAGGTAAAGAGCAGTTGGGAGTTTCTGCACAGGAGGCTGGGCCTTTGGAACAACCATGCCGATCTGTACCAGAGGCTCTTCCGGGAAGGCGAGATAGACTACCATGAATTCTGCAGGAGGGATGCCCTCCTCTGGAGGGGGTTGCCGGTTGCCGATGTGATGAATGTTATACGGGGAATCCCCTATCAGGACGGCGCAAAGGAGGCGATCCGTTCAGTAAAAGATATGGGCATCGCCACCTTTATTGTGTCAACGGGCCTGTCAATTCTCGTGGACCTGGTAAGGGCCGAGCTCTCTATCGACGGTGCTGCCTCGAACGAGCTCCTCAGCAAAAACGGGGTCCTCACCGGGGAGGTAAGGATCAACGTTGAATATGACAAAAAGGGGGTCCTTATAGGCGCCATGCTTGGCCGGTCAGGGCTTGACAGAAAAGAGGCCTGTGCCGTCGGGGACGGAGAGGGGGATATCGGCATGTTCGGGGCCGTTGGCCTCCCCATCGGATTCAATCCTCACGAGAAGGTCCTGCCCCATATAAAACACGCCTGTTGCGGCGGCTCTCTCACGGGTATTGTTGACATTGTGAGAAGGTATGGTTAGGCCCCCATGAGAACGATCTTTGTAAGAATTCTCGTTGTTTTTCTCCTTTTTTCAAGCCTCTTTTGTTGTGCCCCGAAGAAGGTCAGGGTCTATGAGTCAACATCGGAGATTCGCGGTGATATTATACAGTCATCGGTTGCGTTCATGGGGAAACCATACAGGAGCGGCGCCAAGGGGCCTGATGCCTTTGACTGCAGCGGTTTTGTATATTATGTCTTCAAGCAATCGAGCGTTGTCCTTCCTGTAACCGCCGAAGGGCTTCTCGGGATGGGATATCAAATCCCCAGGGACAGCGTTCAGCCGGGGGATCTTGTCTTCTTCAAGATAAACAAGGGGCTTCACCTCGGCATCATGCTCAACGACCGTGAGTTTATCCACGCTTCCAAATCAAGGGGTGTTACGGTAGACAATGTGGATTCAAGCTACTGGCGAAGGAATCTTGTGTCGTTCAGGACGGTGTTGTAGGCGCCGTTTTTATCCGCCGCCCTTAAGATAGTCTCCCAGACTCATTGTTTTGTAGTGCTTGCCCTTAAGATAGGAAAGTATCTTTCGAAAATCCGTTTTCGGAATATAACCGGGTATCTTTACGATGATCCTTCCGTTACTTTCCGTCAGGATGGTTGTGGGGTAGCCCCTGATCTGGTATTTGCGCGCCAGATCGGGCCTGTGGTCAATGTCTGCCCTGATGTAGACAAAATCCTTTTTGAGCGATGCGCCGATAACATTATCGTTTAACACGTTGCTGTCCATGGCATCACAATATGGGCAGTATTGGCTGTAGAAATACATGACCACCGCCCTTCCCTGTGCCCTTGCCCTCTTTAAACCGTCCGACACCGGGTCTGCGTGGGCGGTGCAGGAGCAAAGGAAAAGGACGAGCGCAAGGAGAAGGGTCTTGTATCCGGTCTTCATGTGTTGCCTATACTACCAGAATTAATCGGTCCTGGCAATATGATGTTTGGTCCGGACCCGCTATAAATAGTATATTGTTTTGACCGGTGTTTGGGCAAAAAAAGGTTGAAATTATTTTGTTTTAGTATTATGATGAATCTCTAAGCCATTCAAGAGCGCTAAGATTTTCCACAAATGTTGAAAACGTGTTGAAAAGTATCTAAAAAATGAACGATATTCTTTCACAGATTAAGCGTAAAATCGCAAGCATTATAAACGAAGACAGCTATAAAACATGGATTGAGCCGCTTGTGCTCGCTGACTTTAAAGACAACCGGTGCATGGTCCTTGTTCCGAATGCCTTCTTTCGGGACTGGGTTATAGAAAACTTCGAGCCCATTCTGCTGTCACTCTTAAAAGATCTTGTAAAAAATGACGTAACCATAGAATATATTTTAAAAAAAGAAGAAAGGCCGGAGGAGAAAAGGGGCGTTGTCGTCAGGCGGCCCAGCCAGTATAATCTTTTTAATGCGCGGTATACCTTTGAAAGTTTCGTTGTCGGCTCGAGCAACCAGTTTGCTAACGCCGCGTGCCTTGCCGTTGCAACAAATCCCGGCAAGACCTACAACCCTCTTTTTATTTATGGTGGTGTCGGGCTTGGCAAGACGCACCTTTTAAATGCTATCGGAAATTTTCTTATCAAACACGGCAGCGTTAATCCTGACAGGATATGTTATATAACCGCCGAATCGTTTACAAATGAACTTATTAACTCTATCCGCTACGAGAAGATGGAGGAGTTCAGAAACAGGTTTAGAAAGATGGATATGCTGCTTATCGACGATATACAGTTTATTGCCGGCAAAGAAAGAACGCAGGCGGAATTTTTTCATACATTTAATACCCTTTATGACAACATGAAACAGATTGTTGTTACAAGCGACAAGTTTCCAAGAGATATTGAAAACTTTGAGGAGCGGCTTAAGTCCCGTTTTGAATGGGGCCTCGTGGCGGACATACAGTCCCCCGACATCGAGACCAAGGTTGCCATACTTAATAAAAAGGCGGAAATTGAGGGGATAGACCTTCCTTTAGACGTTGCCTTTTTTATTGCTTCTAATTCAGAGGACAGCATACGTTCTCTTGAAGGGTCTTTAATAAGGATAGGCGCATTTGCTTCTTTGAATAAGGTTACGATCAATGTTGATCTTGTAAAAGAAGTAATAGGGCACATTATTAAAGAGAAGGGAAGAGAGATTACAATAGATATGATTATTAAAGAGGTGTCGTTGTATTTTTCCATAAGTTCTTCAGACCTTAAGTCTAAAAAAAGAATAAAATCTATTCTTATTCCAAGGCAGGTTGCTATATATCTGTCGCGGGAACTAACAGATTATTCTCTTGTTGGTATCGGTGAAAAGTTCGGCGGTAAGGACCACGCTACCATTATCCACTCTATTAAAAAAATAAAGGAAGATATAAAGGTTAAAAAGGAGTTGAAAGCCGCTGTTGAAAAGATAGAACAGAAGCTTAAATCAACATGAGTTTACATTTCTTATGTTCTTTTGAACAAAGTTAAAAAATGCTTTCCCTTTTACTTTTATGCGCATACATATTTTTTAACATATACACAGTGTTTATTAATAATATGAGAGGTATATATGAATATAATAATAGATAAAAACACAATACTTGTACCTGTTTCAAAAGTTGTCAGCATTACAGAAAAAAGATCTCTCATGCCGATTCTTTCAAATGTACTTTTGGAATTTGGCAAGGAAGG
This genomic interval from Syntrophorhabdaceae bacterium contains the following:
- a CDS encoding HAD-IB family phosphatase; its protein translation is MPIKIIFLDCDGTLTKVKSSWEFLHRRLGLWNNHADLYQRLFREGEIDYHEFCRRDALLWRGLPVADVMNVIRGIPYQDGAKEAIRSVKDMGIATFIVSTGLSILVDLVRAELSIDGAASNELLSKNGVLTGEVRINVEYDKKGVLIGAMLGRSGLDRKEACAVGDGEGDIGMFGAVGLPIGFNPHEKVLPHIKHACCGGSLTGIVDIVRRYG
- a CDS encoding C40 family peptidase yields the protein MRTIFVRILVVFLLFSSLFCCAPKKVRVYESTSEIRGDIIQSSVAFMGKPYRSGAKGPDAFDCSGFVYYVFKQSSVVLPVTAEGLLGMGYQIPRDSVQPGDLVFFKINKGLHLGIMLNDREFIHASKSRGVTVDNVDSSYWRRNLVSFRTVL
- a CDS encoding thioredoxin fold domain-containing protein, whose protein sequence is MKTGYKTLLLALVLFLCSCTAHADPVSDGLKRARAQGRAVVMYFYSQYCPYCDAMDSNVLNDNVIGASLKKDFVYIRADIDHRPDLARKYQIRGYPTTILTESNGRIIVKIPGYIPKTDFRKILSYLKGKHYKTMSLGDYLKGGG
- the dnaA gene encoding chromosomal replication initiator protein DnaA; translation: MNDILSQIKRKIASIINEDSYKTWIEPLVLADFKDNRCMVLVPNAFFRDWVIENFEPILLSLLKDLVKNDVTIEYILKKEERPEEKRGVVVRRPSQYNLFNARYTFESFVVGSSNQFANAACLAVATNPGKTYNPLFIYGGVGLGKTHLLNAIGNFLIKHGSVNPDRICYITAESFTNELINSIRYEKMEEFRNRFRKMDMLLIDDIQFIAGKERTQAEFFHTFNTLYDNMKQIVVTSDKFPRDIENFEERLKSRFEWGLVADIQSPDIETKVAILNKKAEIEGIDLPLDVAFFIASNSEDSIRSLEGSLIRIGAFASLNKVTINVDLVKEVIGHIIKEKGREITIDMIIKEVSLYFSISSSDLKSKKRIKSILIPRQVAIYLSRELTDYSLVGIGEKFGGKDHATIIHSIKKIKEDIKVKKELKAAVEKIEQKLKST